A region of Nitrospinota bacterium DNA encodes the following proteins:
- a CDS encoding YihY family inner membrane protein yields MKIRDLAVAGGVWPFIRSTAILFNRFDCLNYSASLAYTTLLSLVPMVAMSLSVLSSFDVSRTAVMKFFFNWFLPNEELAGVIQKNINIFADNVASVSIFGLITLTVFSLWVVSAMESAFNMIWGVRGNRSVFNQFVAYWSALTFSPVLIAASIIITAQIRSLVLSDAWRDYSYAQGMTLKAIPVILTWTAFFLIYKLIPFTTVNARPAWAGAALAGSLFELAKLGFDYYLRNFANYNEVYGALSVIPIFLLWLYVVWVIVLLGAVITRVAQHGPVNAMAKEEKLRARNTLLLLLETARLFESGGGAMTRKMAKRILGLAPDQFSRLSQELRDMGLAEIVDSGGIMLSRPPERIYMGEVALALSDRVFGGFQGGAGVSGAVEEFIIRAGQAIEQGLSDITLKSLLAWNLEELESGEKPAS; encoded by the coding sequence ATGAAAATTCGGGATTTAGCGGTAGCCGGGGGGGTATGGCCTTTCATCCGCTCCACCGCCATTCTCTTCAACAGGTTCGACTGCCTTAACTATTCCGCCTCGCTGGCGTACACCACGCTCCTGTCGCTGGTGCCCATGGTGGCCATGTCGCTGTCGGTCCTGTCGTCGTTCGACGTTTCGCGGACGGCGGTGATGAAATTCTTCTTCAACTGGTTTCTGCCCAACGAAGAATTGGCGGGGGTAATCCAGAAAAACATCAACATTTTCGCGGATAACGTGGCGTCGGTCTCCATTTTCGGCCTCATCACCCTGACGGTTTTCAGCTTGTGGGTGGTCAGCGCCATGGAGTCGGCCTTCAACATGATATGGGGCGTCCGGGGAAACCGTTCGGTGTTCAACCAGTTCGTGGCCTACTGGAGCGCCCTGACTTTCTCGCCGGTGCTCATCGCCGCGTCCATCATAATCACAGCCCAGATACGCTCGCTGGTGCTAAGCGACGCCTGGAGGGATTATTCGTATGCCCAGGGGATGACCCTGAAAGCCATTCCGGTGATACTAACCTGGACCGCGTTTTTCCTGATATACAAACTGATCCCTTTCACCACCGTGAACGCCAGGCCCGCCTGGGCCGGTGCGGCGCTGGCGGGAAGCCTTTTCGAGCTGGCCAAGCTGGGGTTCGACTATTACCTCCGCAACTTCGCAAACTATAACGAGGTGTATGGCGCCCTGTCGGTCATCCCCATATTCCTGTTATGGCTTTATGTGGTTTGGGTCATCGTGTTGTTGGGCGCGGTGATAACAAGGGTGGCCCAGCATGGCCCCGTAAACGCCATGGCCAAAGAGGAGAAATTGCGGGCCCGGAACACCCTGCTCCTGTTGTTGGAAACGGCCAGACTGTTCGAATCGGGCGGTGGCGCAATGACCCGCAAAATGGCGAAGCGGATTCTGGGCCTGGCGCCGGACCAGTTTTCCCGCCTGTCACAAGAGTTGCGGGATATGGGGTTGGCGGAGATAGTGGACAGCGGCGGGATTATGCTCTCCCGCCCGCCGGAGCGGATTTATATGGGCGAGGTGGCGCTGGCTTTGAGCGACCGGGTTTTTGGCGGGTTTCAGGGCGGCGCTGGAGTTTCAGGGGCAGTGGAGGAGTTCATCATCCGCGCCGGGCAGGCCATTGAACAGGGTTTGAGCGACATAACCCTTAAAAGCCTTTTGGCCTGGAATCTGGAAGAGTTGGAATCCGGCGAAAAACCCGCGTCATGA
- a CDS encoding NFACT family protein: MNISAEELGAIVAELKTVLPGARLKKMTKPSSLEWLLRFRKGAEEYSLLISMSPENCRAHLAFHEYAGFAPPCHLVSTLKKLAEGARVESVEQINGDRLFSVAFGYGAETVSLVAELMGPRGIVYLLDGTGKVIAMGPNRKSRLMPGVPYAPPPPREGVSPPVEQDASVSPGLTANRAMDGKYYEPSELERLAEAKKALTAPLKAELKKLSKSRVEIARARQELARYAGHKKLGDTLQASYHQLKKGEREVTVPDIYTGEGGDITIPLDPALAPAANVQRYYKLYRKYEKGLPRTDEELAAVEAREKKVSEKLELIMSAATPAEIFNHFPPPGEPHAKQAQATAKKQPAGAKYRRFIASDGSEILVGRTDRENDEITFKVANGRDLWLHARDYPGSHVVARVQKGSELSRATLIEAAMLAVHFSKASASGKGEVVWSHVKDLSRPKNAPPGKVFVRGGGNTVQVKVDEAVIKRMKQKAAGDSVA, translated from the coding sequence ATGAACATATCCGCCGAAGAGCTTGGCGCCATCGTGGCGGAGCTTAAAACCGTATTGCCCGGCGCCCGGCTGAAAAAGATGACAAAACCCTCATCGCTGGAGTGGCTCCTGCGTTTCCGGAAAGGGGCGGAGGAATATTCGTTACTCATCAGCATGTCCCCGGAAAATTGCCGGGCGCATCTTGCCTTTCACGAATACGCCGGATTCGCGCCGCCTTGCCACCTCGTAAGCACGCTTAAAAAACTGGCCGAAGGGGCCCGGGTGGAGAGCGTGGAGCAGATAAACGGCGACAGACTGTTTTCGGTGGCGTTTGGTTATGGCGCCGAAACGGTTTCCCTGGTGGCGGAGCTGATGGGGCCGCGGGGGATAGTTTATCTTCTGGACGGAACGGGAAAAGTAATCGCCATGGGGCCTAATAGGAAATCGCGGTTGATGCCGGGGGTTCCATACGCTCCGCCACCGCCGAGGGAGGGGGTATCGCCGCCAGTGGAGCAGGACGCAAGCGTATCACCCGGTTTGACCGCCAACCGCGCCATGGATGGAAAATACTATGAGCCATCGGAACTGGAGCGTCTTGCGGAGGCGAAAAAAGCGCTGACAGCGCCGTTGAAGGCGGAGTTGAAGAAACTCTCCAAATCCCGCGTTGAAATCGCCCGCGCCCGCCAGGAGCTTGCCCGGTACGCTGGACATAAGAAACTGGGCGACACACTCCAGGCCTCTTACCACCAGTTGAAAAAAGGTGAACGTGAGGTCACCGTGCCGGACATCTATACGGGGGAAGGGGGGGACATCACAATCCCGCTGGATCCGGCGTTAGCCCCCGCCGCCAACGTTCAGCGCTATTACAAGCTGTACAGAAAATACGAGAAGGGCCTGCCGCGAACCGATGAGGAACTGGCGGCGGTGGAAGCCAGGGAAAAGAAAGTCTCGGAAAAGCTGGAGTTGATCATGTCGGCGGCCACGCCGGCCGAAATTTTTAACCACTTCCCGCCACCAGGGGAACCACACGCCAAACAAGCCCAAGCCACGGCGAAGAAACAGCCCGCCGGGGCGAAATACCGCCGGTTCATAGCCTCCGACGGGAGCGAGATATTGGTGGGCAGGACCGACCGGGAGAACGACGAGATTACCTTCAAGGTAGCCAACGGGCGGGACCTGTGGTTGCACGCCCGGGATTATCCCGGCTCCCACGTGGTGGCGCGGGTTCAAAAGGGATCGGAACTTTCCCGCGCCACATTAATAGAGGCGGCAATGCTGGCCGTCCATTTTTCCAAAGCGTCGGCTTCCGGAAAGGGGGAGGTGGTGTGGAGTCATGTAAAGGATTTGTCGCGTCCAAAGAACGCCCCACCTGGAAAAGTGTTCGTTCGAGGCGGCGGTAATACGGTACAGGTGAAAGTGGACGAGGCCGTTATCAAGCGGATGAAACAAAAGGCGGCCGGGGACTCCGTTGCATAG
- a CDS encoding diguanylate cyclase, with protein sequence MVEIIEPSPRPQPRVLILDDEDYVRASLVRILAGEGYQTFSAPTGEEALKMLESQEVDVFLFDYRLPGMNGIDAIVEGRKISPDTSAVLITGVGTDQVIIEAFTKGRVDYYLTKPFTVHELKKVMSMALKSADVRRMERMFHDELQKKIREATAELLEKNRLLKARESELASVNDKLREEQDQLKSLNEKLETLSITDGLTGLYNFRHFSLRLAEEFYRSSRYNGRLSLLMIDLDDFKNVNDQYGHLMGDETLRRVAEALLVSSRHADLVARYGGEEFALILPEVGLEGAAFRAERLRQSISELEMEHDGAKAKITISIGVATCGSSEINSPQELVRAADLALYHAKEIGKNCVVLFRDGSLKALGKENIMTESQKDHIMQTLSRSALAAHSAGEVMDGFLRELKDVYGDAGEGLYLSVRRKDPKGNLVEAARLNQYRGKRDVEGIVSHVMETGWMKIISDAQDPFACFPLRSRDQEGASRVSGVLMMNRSPAYPPFLAELLDELSSVLMEVEERNILKGMAEKRKILDDTMRRMLAGRESLTPEEAFSLAGPVILDIFRAELAAVYSVKKGKAVPLVRFTGAEGLDSSTENAVEQGLAKAMAHANEGGLWNACVEEASSGSAYIIAQVDAGKAGQGFLLMAASKGNTLTPEDASLAESLALMVSVLLYNGKSVSTRRSRKEGKIENPND encoded by the coding sequence ATGGTTGAAATCATCGAGCCTTCTCCGCGCCCTCAACCGAGGGTGCTGATATTGGATGACGAGGATTACGTCCGCGCGTCGCTGGTGAGGATCCTTGCCGGCGAAGGCTACCAGACGTTCTCCGCCCCCACCGGGGAGGAGGCGTTAAAAATGCTGGAGTCGCAAGAGGTGGACGTGTTCCTGTTCGACTACCGCCTGCCCGGGATGAACGGCATAGACGCCATTGTGGAGGGCAGGAAAATTTCGCCCGACACCTCCGCCGTCCTTATCACCGGCGTGGGGACGGACCAGGTGATAATCGAAGCCTTCACCAAGGGGCGCGTGGATTATTACCTTACGAAACCGTTCACGGTGCACGAGCTGAAAAAGGTGATGTCCATGGCGCTCAAATCGGCGGACGTGCGCCGGATGGAGCGCATGTTCCATGACGAGCTTCAGAAGAAGATAAGAGAAGCCACCGCGGAGCTATTAGAGAAGAACAGGTTGTTGAAGGCCCGAGAAAGCGAATTGGCCTCCGTAAACGACAAGCTCCGGGAAGAGCAGGACCAGTTAAAATCCCTCAACGAAAAACTGGAGACCCTCTCCATCACCGACGGGCTCACGGGGCTTTATAATTTCCGCCATTTTTCATTGCGTCTGGCCGAGGAGTTTTATAGGTCCTCCCGTTACAACGGCAGGCTGTCGTTGCTGATGATAGACCTGGACGATTTCAAGAACGTAAACGACCAGTACGGCCACCTTATGGGGGATGAGACCCTGAGGCGGGTGGCGGAGGCGCTCCTGGTGTCCAGCCGCCATGCGGACCTGGTGGCCCGGTACGGCGGCGAGGAGTTCGCGCTGATCCTGCCGGAGGTGGGGCTGGAGGGCGCCGCCTTCCGCGCCGAGCGGTTGAGACAATCCATATCGGAGCTGGAGATGGAGCATGACGGCGCGAAAGCCAAGATAACCATATCCATCGGCGTGGCCACCTGCGGCTCATCGGAAATAAATTCCCCCCAGGAGCTGGTGCGCGCGGCGGACCTGGCGCTGTACCACGCCAAGGAGATAGGCAAGAACTGCGTGGTGCTTTTCCGCGACGGGTCGTTAAAAGCCCTGGGCAAGGAAAACATAATGACCGAAAGCCAGAAAGACCACATCATGCAGACCCTGTCCCGGTCCGCCCTGGCCGCCCACTCGGCCGGGGAGGTGATGGACGGGTTCCTGCGCGAGTTGAAAGATGTGTATGGAGACGCTGGTGAGGGGCTGTACCTGTCGGTGAGGAGGAAAGACCCGAAAGGGAACCTGGTGGAGGCCGCCAGGCTAAACCAGTACCGTGGAAAGCGGGACGTGGAGGGGATCGTATCCCACGTGATGGAAACGGGCTGGATGAAAATAATCAGCGACGCGCAGGATCCGTTCGCATGTTTCCCCCTCCGCTCCAGAGACCAGGAGGGCGCCAGCCGCGTGTCCGGAGTTTTGATGATGAACCGCTCCCCGGCATATCCGCCTTTTCTGGCGGAGCTTCTGGACGAGTTGTCCAGCGTGCTGATGGAGGTGGAGGAGCGGAACATTTTAAAAGGGATGGCGGAAAAAAGAAAAATCCTGGACGACACCATGCGGCGGATGCTGGCGGGGAGGGAGTCCCTGACGCCGGAGGAGGCGTTCTCCCTGGCGGGGCCGGTGATACTGGATATCTTCCGCGCTGAGCTGGCGGCGGTCTATTCGGTAAAAAAGGGGAAGGCCGTCCCACTGGTCAGGTTCACGGGAGCCGAAGGGCTGGACAGCTCCACGGAAAACGCCGTGGAACAGGGATTGGCCAAGGCCATGGCCCATGCCAATGAAGGCGGCCTTTGGAACGCCTGCGTCGAGGAGGCCTCCAGCGGCTCCGCGTACATCATAGCCCAGGTGGACGCGGGAAAGGCCGGGCAGGGTTTCCTGTTGATGGCGGCCTCGAAGGGGAACACCCTCACGCCGGAAGACGCCAGCCTGGCGGAAAGCCTTGCCCTAATGGTTTCCGTATTGCTTTATAATGGCAAGTCCGTTTCGACAAGGCGAAGCCGTAAAGAAGGAAAAATTGAGAACCCAAATGACTGA
- the alaS gene encoding alanine--tRNA ligase: MTGAEARKKFVEYFVSKGHMAVRSAPLVPANDPTLLFTNAGMVQFKDVFLGYDKRSYKRAVSAQKCLRVSGKHNDLETVGRTARHHTFFEMLGNFSFGDYFKEGAIEFAWDFMTNVARLPKDRLYITVYKDDDEAARIWETKMGIPADKIHRFGEKDNFWSMGDTGPCGPCSEIHYDRGEEYRCSNPNCGIDCECDRFLELWNLVFMQYNRDTEGKLTPLPNPSIDTGMGLERLVSVIQGKHTNFDTDLILPAIRHMERFTDFKYGENPASDVSFRVIGDHVRSVVFLIGDDIHPSNEGRGYVLRRILRRALRHGRMLNVKEPFLHRLTDTVIEVMKEAYPDIANYSKVIKQVTLAEERGFGATLEFGMNLIGEFVDKAKSSGGVIPGNDAFRLYDTYGFPMDLATEIAHDAGVSIDMAGFNEQMNAQREKARASWKGAAGESAMGAMYKQVAGKIPATVFMGYDNPIAKTRIAAILKGGAMVETAAKGDEVEIFLLATPFYAESGGQSADTGAIYHDAFRAEVYDISKPDGTHWVHKARVESGAVKVGETVTARIDVPRREDIRKNHTATHLLHAALRDTLGSHVKQAGSLVAADRLRFDYTHFTAPGADELMAIERLVNEKVMENLNVQTEVKGLEAATASGAMALFGEKYGDKVRVVAMGDFSKELCGGTHTKATGDIGLFKIVSEGGVAAGIRRIEAVTGFGALEYVKNLSEELSAVGAAFKSPPVELAEKARRSLERIKELEKETRKLKEKLFSGKGAQDAEVKEAAGIKYLAEELPEADEEALRSFVDNSKNRLGSGVVVAASALAGKALIAVGVTKDLSGVFHAGKIVKEVAGIVGGGGGGRPDFAQAGGKNPEKLGEAMGAVKTILEKFAAGK, from the coding sequence ATGACCGGCGCCGAGGCCCGTAAAAAATTTGTGGAGTATTTCGTGTCCAAAGGGCACATGGCGGTCCGCTCGGCCCCGCTGGTGCCCGCTAACGACCCTACTCTGCTATTCACCAACGCTGGCATGGTGCAGTTTAAGGATGTGTTCCTGGGGTACGACAAACGCTCTTACAAACGGGCCGTATCAGCCCAGAAATGCCTCCGGGTTTCCGGCAAACACAACGACCTGGAAACAGTGGGCCGCACGGCCCGGCACCACACATTCTTTGAAATGCTGGGCAACTTTTCCTTTGGCGACTATTTCAAGGAAGGGGCCATAGAGTTCGCCTGGGATTTCATGACCAACGTGGCGCGCCTGCCCAAAGACCGGCTTTATATCACCGTGTATAAGGACGATGACGAGGCCGCCAGGATATGGGAAACCAAAATGGGCATCCCGGCGGACAAGATACACCGGTTCGGCGAGAAGGACAATTTCTGGAGCATGGGTGACACCGGCCCCTGTGGCCCCTGTTCGGAGATCCATTATGACCGGGGCGAGGAGTACCGTTGCTCCAACCCCAATTGCGGCATTGATTGCGAGTGCGACCGGTTCCTGGAGCTTTGGAACCTGGTGTTCATGCAGTACAACCGCGACACGGAAGGGAAACTTACCCCTCTGCCCAATCCCAGCATAGACACAGGGATGGGGCTGGAGCGGCTGGTTTCCGTTATCCAGGGGAAACACACCAATTTCGATACGGACCTTATCCTACCCGCCATCCGCCACATGGAGCGTTTTACCGATTTCAAATACGGGGAAAACCCGGCGTCAGACGTTTCCTTCAGGGTGATTGGCGACCATGTGCGGTCGGTGGTGTTTTTAATAGGGGATGACATCCACCCCTCCAACGAGGGGCGCGGTTACGTTTTGCGGCGCATTTTGCGGCGGGCCCTGCGGCATGGGCGGATGCTCAACGTGAAAGAGCCGTTTCTGCACAGGCTCACCGACACGGTGATAGAGGTGATGAAAGAGGCTTACCCGGACATCGCCAACTACTCAAAGGTGATAAAGCAGGTTACCCTGGCCGAGGAGCGGGGGTTTGGCGCAACCCTGGAGTTCGGCATGAACCTCATCGGCGAGTTTGTGGACAAAGCCAAAAGCTCCGGCGGCGTCATCCCGGGGAACGACGCGTTCCGGCTGTACGACACATACGGATTCCCCATGGACCTGGCCACGGAGATAGCCCACGACGCTGGCGTATCCATAGACATGGCCGGGTTCAACGAGCAGATGAACGCCCAGCGGGAAAAAGCCCGGGCCTCCTGGAAAGGAGCCGCCGGCGAGAGCGCCATGGGCGCCATGTACAAACAAGTGGCCGGGAAAATACCCGCCACGGTTTTCATGGGATACGACAACCCCATCGCCAAAACCAGGATTGCGGCCATTTTGAAGGGCGGCGCAATGGTGGAGACGGCGGCGAAAGGGGACGAGGTGGAAATATTCCTGTTGGCCACGCCGTTCTACGCCGAGTCCGGCGGGCAAAGCGCCGACACCGGGGCCATTTACCATGACGCGTTCCGCGCCGAGGTTTACGACATCTCAAAACCTGACGGCACCCATTGGGTTCACAAGGCCCGGGTGGAGTCTGGCGCCGTAAAGGTGGGCGAAACCGTCACCGCCCGCATAGACGTGCCACGGCGCGAGGACATCCGGAAAAACCATACGGCCACCCATCTTCTCCACGCGGCGCTCCGGGACACTTTAGGTTCCCACGTAAAACAGGCCGGGTCGCTGGTGGCGGCGGACAGGTTGCGGTTCGACTATACGCATTTTACCGCGCCGGGCGCCGATGAGCTTATGGCCATAGAGCGGCTGGTGAACGAAAAAGTCATGGAAAACCTCAACGTGCAGACCGAGGTGAAAGGGTTGGAGGCGGCCACCGCGTCGGGAGCCATGGCCTTGTTCGGCGAGAAATACGGGGACAAGGTGCGTGTGGTGGCCATGGGGGATTTCTCCAAAGAGCTTTGCGGAGGCACCCACACCAAGGCCACCGGCGACATCGGGCTTTTCAAAATAGTCTCCGAGGGTGGCGTTGCCGCCGGTATCCGCCGCATAGAGGCGGTTACGGGGTTTGGGGCGCTGGAGTACGTCAAAAACCTTTCTGAAGAGCTTTCGGCGGTGGGCGCGGCGTTCAAGTCGCCTCCGGTGGAACTGGCGGAGAAGGCCCGGCGCAGTTTGGAACGCATAAAAGAGCTGGAGAAAGAGACACGGAAGCTTAAAGAAAAACTTTTCTCCGGCAAAGGCGCCCAGGACGCGGAGGTAAAAGAAGCGGCAGGGATAAAATATCTGGCCGAGGAGTTGCCCGAAGCCGATGAAGAGGCGCTCCGCTCTTTTGTGGACAACAGCAAGAACCGCCTGGGCTCCGGAGTGGTGGTGGCCGCTTCGGCCCTGGCCGGAAAAGCCCTTATCGCCGTAGGAGTCACCAAAGACCTGTCGGGGGTGTTCCACGCGGGCAAAATTGTAAAAGAAGTGGCGGGCATCGTTGGCGGCGGCGGCGGCGGGCGGCCGGATTTCGCCCAGGCCGGCGGTAAAAACCCCGAGAAACTGGGGGAGGCCATGGGCGCCGTTAAAACCATTCTGGAAAAATTCGCCGCCGGTAAATAA
- a CDS encoding DUF2064 domain-containing protein, producing the protein MRVLIIFAKAPVAGQVKTRLIEGTPLSGEQVCGLYEAFLKDVMTVAALTTAETIAVHYAPATGEKQMRSIMRGLNLGARNERRFIFTPQVEGSFTERVAASFEAASKFAPEATLMIGSDAPILKPEIMDSAFDFISARAGMALGPSGEGGVYLIGVPGDAQLDFSGVFTEGSELENLLSLAKRGNMPLKILPQILDVDVEADLVTLISVMRALNYERKFDSKVFPMNTFKAIEELGLAIVRNAENTRHKKIAFVQE; encoded by the coding sequence ATGAGAGTTCTGATTATTTTCGCCAAGGCCCCCGTGGCCGGGCAGGTAAAAACCAGGCTTATAGAAGGCACCCCCCTGTCGGGCGAACAGGTGTGCGGGCTGTACGAGGCTTTCTTGAAAGACGTGATGACCGTGGCGGCCCTTACCACCGCCGAGACCATAGCGGTGCATTACGCCCCCGCCACGGGCGAAAAACAGATGCGTTCCATCATGCGGGGGCTTAACCTTGGGGCGCGCAACGAACGCCGGTTTATTTTCACCCCCCAGGTGGAAGGGTCTTTCACCGAGCGGGTGGCCGCTTCTTTCGAAGCCGCCTCCAAATTTGCGCCAGAGGCCACGCTGATGATAGGCTCCGACGCGCCCATATTGAAGCCGGAGATAATGGACTCGGCTTTCGATTTTATCTCAGCCAGGGCCGGCATGGCCCTAGGGCCATCGGGCGAAGGCGGGGTGTATCTCATAGGCGTACCCGGCGACGCCCAGCTGGATTTTTCCGGAGTTTTCACGGAAGGCTCGGAGCTGGAAAACCTTTTGTCGCTGGCGAAACGCGGGAACATGCCGTTGAAAATACTGCCGCAGATACTGGATGTGGACGTGGAGGCGGACCTGGTGACGCTGATAAGCGTCATGCGGGCGCTAAACTACGAGCGCAAGTTCGACAGCAAGGTGTTTCCCATGAACACCTTTAAAGCCATCGAGGAACTGGGGCTTGCCATCGTCCGCAACGCGGAGAACACCCGCCATAAAAAGATAGCCTTCGTTCAGGAGTAA
- the queC gene encoding 7-cyano-7-deazaguanine synthase QueC yields the protein MAAPGKAVVLLSGGLDSATALAVAASRGYEVYTLSFDYGQRHRVELSRAETVSKTLGAKAHKVVKVDLSSIGGSALTADIAVPKALPGAPVEEGIPVTYVPARNTVFLAIALGYAETLGAGDIFIGVNALDYSGYPDCRPEYIKAFETMANFALKSAVEGTVKVKIHTPLIAMTKKEIIQTGLKLGVDYSITISCYDPAPDGTPCGGCDSCRLRAKGFSEAGVEDPSIKKR from the coding sequence ATGGCCGCGCCGGGAAAAGCCGTGGTTCTACTGTCCGGCGGGCTGGACTCCGCCACGGCGCTGGCGGTGGCGGCAAGCCGTGGTTACGAGGTTTATACCCTAAGTTTCGATTACGGCCAGCGGCACCGGGTGGAGCTTTCCCGGGCGGAGACGGTCTCTAAAACGCTGGGGGCCAAAGCGCACAAGGTTGTGAAGGTTGACCTGTCATCCATAGGCGGATCCGCCCTTACGGCGGATATCGCCGTGCCCAAAGCCCTTCCCGGCGCGCCTGTGGAGGAGGGGATACCCGTAACTTACGTTCCAGCCCGTAACACGGTGTTCCTTGCCATTGCGTTAGGCTACGCGGAAACCCTTGGCGCCGGGGACATTTTTATCGGCGTGAACGCGCTGGACTATTCCGGCTATCCCGATTGCCGCCCGGAATACATAAAAGCTTTCGAGACCATGGCCAATTTCGCCCTTAAATCGGCGGTGGAGGGGACTGTGAAAGTGAAAATCCACACCCCGCTTATAGCCATGACCAAAAAGGAGATAATCCAGACAGGTTTGAAACTGGGGGTGGACTATTCCATCACCATTTCCTGCTACGACCCAGCGCCAGACGGAACCCCCTGCGGCGGGTGCGACTCTTGCCGCCTCCGCGCCAAAGGGTTCAGCGAAGCCGGGGTGGAAGACCCGTCCATAAAAAAACGTTAA
- a CDS encoding DUF296 domain-containing protein: MPVHEYKTGDVIMGSIPHGADLLDALTRICEERGVTVGLVSLIGSVSSAALAFYHQDIKTYENLAPVEIPMEIVSAMGNVSLKDGKPMVHLHMILSSSAGLCVAGHLIRGTKVFALEFSITKLSGPALERGMDNLTGLNLWKE; this comes from the coding sequence ATGCCAGTCCATGAATATAAAACCGGCGATGTGATAATGGGCTCCATCCCCCACGGGGCGGACCTTTTGGACGCGCTTACGCGGATATGCGAGGAGCGCGGCGTTACGGTGGGGCTGGTGTCATTGATAGGGTCGGTGTCGTCAGCGGCGCTGGCGTTTTACCACCAGGACATAAAGACCTACGAGAACCTGGCGCCGGTGGAAATACCGATGGAAATAGTCTCGGCGATGGGGAACGTATCGCTTAAAGACGGCAAACCCATGGTCCACCTTCACATGATTTTAAGTAGTTCTGCGGGGTTATGCGTGGCAGGACATTTAATCAGGGGCACGAAGGTTTTCGCGCTGGAGTTTTCCATAACGAAACTTTCCGGCCCGGCGCTGGAACGGGGCATGGACAATTTGACGGGGCTGAACCTCTGGAAAGAATGA
- a CDS encoding zinc ribbon domain-containing protein, with the protein MPIYEYICQKCGAHLEVNQRISDKPLTKHSDGSKCGGELKKIISSNAFHLKGTGWYKTDYAKSGSSSSGASKKAEPKSGSSGD; encoded by the coding sequence ATGCCCATATACGAATATATCTGCCAGAAATGCGGCGCGCATCTGGAGGTTAACCAGCGGATTTCAGACAAGCCGCTGACCAAACATAGCGATGGTTCCAAATGTGGGGGGGAGCTTAAGAAGATAATCTCCTCCAACGCGTTCCATCTCAAAGGCACCGGCTGGTATAAAACCGACTACGCCAAAAGCGGCTCGTCTTCCTCTGGCGCCAGCAAAAAAGCCGAACCGAAAAGCGGCTCTTCCGGCGATTAA
- a CDS encoding branched-chain amino acid transaminase produces MSQAPRSEKIWLDGNFVEWDKAQVHVLTHTLHYGFGVFEGIRCYDTPKGPAIFRLEDHTKRLFTSAKIIGVDIPFSQQAINEAIKETVRVNKLKSGYIRPLVFLGDDKRGLNCIGATVRVAIAVWPWGAYLGEEALEKGINVKISSFTRHHENIFMTKAKICGAYVNSILAKTEAVRNGYDEAIMLDPSGHVAEGSGENIFIVRDGRLKTPPLTSVLEGITRDSIIKIADGMGIPVIEQYFSRDELYIADEAFFTGTAAELTPIRSVDGRIIGEDGMGPVTRRLQKAYFNVIHGKDNQFEKWLGFV; encoded by the coding sequence ATGAGCCAGGCGCCCAGGTCCGAAAAAATCTGGTTAGACGGCAATTTCGTGGAGTGGGACAAAGCCCAGGTTCACGTACTTACCCATACCCTTCATTACGGGTTTGGCGTTTTTGAGGGAATCCGCTGTTACGACACCCCAAAAGGCCCGGCCATATTCCGGCTGGAGGACCACACCAAGCGGTTGTTCACTTCCGCCAAAATAATCGGCGTGGACATACCTTTCAGCCAGCAAGCCATAAACGAGGCAATCAAGGAAACGGTGCGGGTGAACAAGCTCAAATCGGGCTATATCCGACCGCTGGTTTTCCTGGGAGACGACAAGCGGGGGCTAAACTGCATCGGCGCCACTGTGCGGGTGGCCATCGCCGTGTGGCCGTGGGGCGCTTATCTGGGCGAAGAGGCGCTGGAAAAAGGCATTAACGTGAAAATATCCAGCTTTACCCGCCACCATGAGAACATTTTCATGACCAAGGCCAAAATTTGCGGGGCGTATGTGAACTCCATCCTCGCCAAAACGGAAGCGGTGCGCAACGGGTACGACGAGGCTATCATGCTGGACCCCTCCGGCCATGTGGCCGAAGGAAGCGGTGAAAACATATTCATCGTGCGCGACGGCAGGTTAAAAACCCCGCCGTTAACATCGGTGCTGGAAGGCATCACCCGTGACTCCATCATAAAAATAGCCGACGGCATGGGGATACCCGTAATTGAACAATACTTCTCCCGGGACGAGCTGTACATCGCCGACGAGGCGTTTTTCACAGGCACGGCGGCGGAGCTTACCCCCATCCGCTCGGTGGATGGCAGGATTATCGGGGAAGATGGCATGGGGCCTGTAACCCGCAGGCTTCAAAAGGCCTATTTCAACGTAATTCACGGTAAAGACAACCAGTTTGAGAAGTGGTTGGGCTTTGTTTAG